In Methanofollis aquaemaris, the genomic window TCGACACTCTTCCCGACGCCGTCGCCCGCCTGCGCAGACTCTCACGTGGGCATGCCTGAGAGCGAAGGGTTTTGTGAATACCATACCAAGAGGTGATCAGATGCAGTTCACAGAGACCGTCATGGACCACTTCACCAACCCGCGCAATGTCGGGGTGCTGGAGGACGCGGATGCCTTCGTCGAGGTGGGGAGTTCAGAGTGTGGGGACACCACCGCCCTGTACCTCAAGATCGAGGAGGGCCGGATCGTGGACGTCAGGTTCAGAACCCTGGGGTGCGCCGCGGCCATCGCCTCCTCCAGCATGGCCACCGAGATGATCAAGGGCAAGAGCCTGGAAGAGGCCTGGGCGCTCACCAACCGCGAGGTCGCCGACGCCCTCGGCGGCCTCCCCGAGCCGAAGATGCACTGCTCGGTCCTGGCCGAAGATGCGATCAGAGAGGCGATCAACTCGTACCGGGAAAAACAGGGGCTTGAACCCTGGTGAATCTCTTTTTTTAGCCATTTAGAAAAACTCGATCACTCTCCCGCACCATGGCAGCGAGGGAGAGCACAAGCCCTCACCACCCCCCGTGAAGAGCGTGATCCGCGTCCCCGGGGTCAGACATTTAGGGGTTGACACGACACTCGCGTCAAAGAGATCACTTATATGTACTGCATCCGGTAATGACTCCTGACCCTTGCGGGCGGACAGCCTGATGGGGGCATGGAGAAAGAGCATTATGGTCGGGATCACAAACAGCGCGATCGACCCCAGTACACCGATGAAAACGTCGAGCGCCGCCCTGGCAGGTTCGGTCGTCACGTATGTCGGTCGGGTGCGGGCTGAGGAGGGCGCCAGCGGGCTTTCGATCGAGGCGAATGTTGAGCAGGCAACGAAGAGCCTGAAATCGATCCGGGACGATGCAGTCAGGCGTTTCGGCCTGAGTTGCGCACATGTCGTCCACCGCGTCGGGGAGGTCAGCGTCGGGGACGTGGTTCTTCTGGTGGCCGCAGGGGCACCTGAGAGAAACGTGGCCTTCGAGGCATGCGAGTACATCGTCAATGCCGTCAAGGAAGAGAAAATCGTCAGGAAACAGCCCCTGCTCGCAGCCTGAGATCGACAACAGGGCTAACCGGTCCACTCCAAACTACTTTTTTTTCCTTGCATGGGACAGGAGAGAGAACCTTAAACCTGGTGCCACACTACCCGGACGCATGTCCTACACCCTCAGCCTCATCCCGGTCGAAGAGAAGGAGAAACTGGTCGAGAGGTACGCCGATGAGATCAAATACGAGGTGAAGTCGGAGATCTTCGGGTGCTGCATCAAACTCCTCACCGACGATAAAGAGACGAAGGAGCGGTGGGAGGAGAACTTCTATTTCATCTCCCAGAACATCCGCTCTCACGGCCGTCTCTACCATCTCAGGGATCCCATGGCCCCTGAAGACACCCTGCTCTACGACCCGCAGTCCAGGACCGCCTTTCTTATCAATGTCGCCTATTACGGTCTGGTCAAGTCCCTCGCCCTCTCGGTCGCGGGAGATGTTCTGGAGGAGGAGCACGGAACCCACTCGGTCCATGGTGCATGCATTGATGCCGAAGGCTGGGGTACCGCGATTCTCGGCGAGTCGGGGGCGGGCAAGACCACCCAGACATACGGCCTCCTCCTGGACTCGCGGGTGCGGGTGGTCTCAGACGACTGGTTCTTTGCCAGGGTCTACGGGAACGATGTATTCGCCTATGGTTCAGAGAAGAATTTCTATATCAGGGCCGACCTGTCCGGGGCATGGCCGGAGTTCGAGGAACTGATCGGCCGGGCCGACCTCGACGCCGAGGAGCGGGGGGTGGTCGACCTCAGGTCTGTGGTCGGGAAGGGCCGGGTGCTGCCGATGACCACGCTGAGGACGGCGGTCTTTCTCAGACGACATGAAGGAGGGCCGGTCCGGTGCGTCCCCCTCGATCCTGAGGAAGCCCTCGAAGTTGCATCGGCCTCCGGGTACTTCAACCCTCATCTCCTGGTCAGGACTCCCTTCAGGGAGGAGATACGCCGTCGCTTCTTCGCCTCGCTCCTCGGGGCGACCAGGGTCTTCGAGGTCACGGCCGGGCCGACGCCCGCCGAGACGCAGGAGGTGTTGCGAGAGATTGTTCTGGGGTGGAGGGGGGAGTGAGGGATCCTTGCTCTCTTTCCTCGTGACATTCTCTCTCATCACGACATGGCACGGGCGGGAACGCCGCTCAATCGCTCCCCCCGGTGCGAAAGAGCACGTTCGCATTCATCATTCTTTTTTCAGGGCAGCCCTTCTGAACGATCACCTTTCCACACGCTCGCACCGGGTGCGCTGCCCCCGACGCGTATGGTATGGGAAGACGTGATGATCCGACGTGCCCCCCTCAATCACAGAATCTTCACCGCCATCTCGCGCCGGGGGGAGACCTCCCGGAGACCTGTGATGAGAAATTTTCATCGCGTATGCTTGAGCCAGGGGGTCAGCCCGATTCTACACGGCCTCACCGTCAGGCAACTGCAGGGCGACCTGAACCGTGGCATCCCGGACAGGTGTCCGGCGGTCAGTCTCATCGACGCCGCGGTGGCTGAAAAGCCGTACAAGATCGAGATGAAACGCCGGGAATATTATTTCTCATTCGATTACCGGACCTATCGCGAGTGGGCGGCGAAGGGGGACGTCTGGCTTGACGACGATCCCGACTCTTTCACCCTCGCGCCCGGTTTCCACTTGCGGGGTGAAAACCAGACGGCCGCAGAGGAAAGCCGATCCTGACCCGGATCTGCGTACAGAGTACATAGAGAGAAGTGTGTACAGGTACCCCCAATAATTTTCACACATTTCAGAGAACACCCGGCACCCCTGATCGGTGGCCGGGCATCTCCGGCTGTGTTCTCAGGACGGGTGCGAATGTGGAAACGATGGGGGAGAGTCAGGCATTCGGGCCGCCGTTTTCGGATCGACCGGCACAGGTGACGGCGCTCGGGGTGCCTAAACAGAAGCACAAGAGTGAAAACCATTGCAAAGGTGTAAATTTCGATCCCGAGAAACGATGAAAAAAAGCGTGTTGTAGAATTTTACATGAGACGAGGGGTACGCCTCAAGCATAAGGGATGAAAATTACTCGTCGCTCGATCTCCGGGTGTTGAAATGGTTTCGATCCATCTTTTCAGGACATAGGATCAGTGGAGGCCCTGTTCAATCGCCGCCCCTCGGCTATCCTCATACGTGGGGGGGCCCGGGGGGTCTCCCCCCGACGGATCTCTCCACGGTCCTTATTCGGACACCGATGCACGGTGTCGCTCAAGCAGTCCGGCGATCGCCTGCCGTGCGCCGTCCAGCACCTCGGCCTCGCCGGGGACGACGCGGTCCTGCATCAGGACGCGGCCGTCGCAGAGCACGGTGGTGACCGCGCCGCCGTTGCAGGCATAGACCGCATTGGAGGTCGGGTTGTACAGCGGAGTGTTGCAGGCGGCCCGGCGATCGAGGAGAACCAGGTCGGCCGGGGCACCGACTTCAAGTTGTCCGCCCTCGAAGCCGAGTGCCGCGGCGCCGTTTGCGGTCGCCATCTGGAGGGCCTCGCCTGCCGGGAGGATAGTTGGTGAGTGCCAGAAGAATTTCTGGAGAAGGGCGGCGAACTTCATCTCCTCGAACATATCGAGATTGTTGTTGGAGGAACATCCGTCGGTCCCGAGACAGAGTCCGGCACCCCGTTCCTTCAGCAACCCATACGGCATCGCCCGGCCCACGGCGAGTTTCATGTTACTCGCCGGGTTGTGGGAAGCGAAAACGCCGCGGTCACCCAGGAGGGCGCAGTCGTCCGAATCGAGCCAGCAGCAGTGGGCCGCGACGGTCCTCGGGGTGAGTAGCCCGCACCTGTCCAGCACCTGCGTGGGGCGCACCCCGGTCTTGGCGACACAGTCAGTCACCTCCTTCTCGGTCTCGGCCAGATGGACGTGGATGTTGATATCCTGCTGACGGGAGAACTCGGCGCACCAGGAGAGCCCCTCCTCAGAGACGGTGTACACAGAGTGAGGACCGACTGCTGCCTTGATCCTCGGGTTGTTCATCGCCTGGATTGACGAGGCCAGCGCCTTGGTCGCCTTGATCTCTTTCTCCCGCTTTTCCTCGTCGAAGAGGTCGATGAAACCGTACGAGAGCTGCGCCTTTATCCCCATCGTCTCGACGGCCCTTGCGGCGTCTTCCATGAAGAAGTACATGTCGTTAAAGCCGACCGTCCCGGACCGGATCATCTCCAGGCACGCGAGTTGCGTTCCCCAGTAGACGTCCTCTCCCGTCAGGTGCGCCTCAAGCGGCCAGATCTTCTCTGAGAGCCACTCCTGGAGAATCATGTCGTCGGCGTACCCCCGCAGCAGGGTCATCGCCGCATGGGTGTGGGTGTTGTACAGCCCCGGAATGGCAACCGCACCCCGACCGTCGATGACGACGTCGGCCTCGCCGCCGGCGTCCTCGCCGATGGCCGCAAACCGTCCGCCCTCGATTGTGATGTTCACCCGTCTGCCCTGTACCTCGACGTCCCGTACCAGGACATCCTCTCCATTGTATGTCTCTTTCATCACTTCACGCTCCCAGTGCATGCACGACCGCACCGACCAGATCCTCGGTCCGCCTCGCGTATTTTTTCGAGGTGGCGAGGATATGCTCATAGGTGAGCACCTCGTCGGAGAGGCCGTTTGCGTAGTTGTCCACCGTGCAAACCGCGGCGAACGGGATCTCAAGTTCGCGCGCAAGCGTCGCCTCGCTCGCCACCGTCATCCCGACGACATCCGCGACCTTCGCCAGGGCCCGCACCTCTGAGACCGTCTCGATCCTGGGCCCCCGCGTCTGGGCATAGGTTCCCCCGACCTCGGCGGTGGGGATGGCCCCGGAGATCTGCCTGACCAGGCCCTGGTCCAGGGCCGGCATCACATGCTCGATGGCGTGATTATGGAAGGACGGGATATCAGTGAGGCTGAGATAGTCGGTCGGGAGCACCACTGTCCCCGGCTGGATGAGGGGCTTCAGCGAACCGACCGAACCGAAGGCGACGATCTGGTCCACACCGCAGAGGGCGAGTGCCGCCATCTGGGCCCGATAGTTGATCTGGTGGGGCGGCCGGTCGGCCTGGTGCCTGAGCATCAGGGCGATTTCGCCGACATGCACGGCGGCCGGGCCGTAGGGGGTCCAGACCATCTTCTCCTCCAGTGCCGGAAGGTCACAGTACAGGAGGCTGGTGCCGCCGATTATCCCGAGCATCAGCGGCCCCTCCTCTGCTCAGCATGCGTGCCTGCCATCAGGAAAAGTTTGGTCTTCTGAGGGTTAAAAACCACGCCTTTTTAGTCTCTGCCGTCTCATATCGCAGAGTCGGGATGGATATGAGCCGATTCCATATAGTTGACGATGAGACGATCGGGCGCGGCGGGTGCACGGACATCTACTTTGCGCGCTGTGAAGAGGTGCTTGAGAAGGAAGGAAAAGACCCGGTGGTCACGGCAGAGGTGACGACAGCCGGTATGCCATATGAGTGGGGGATCTTCTGCGGGCTTGACGACGTCCTCACCCTCCTCTCCGGCCTGAAGGCGGACGTGGAGGCCATGCCTGAGGGGAGCGTCTTTCACCCGAGAGAACCGGTGCTCAGAATCACGGGGCGATACCGTGACTTCGGAGTCTTCGAGACCGCACTCCTCGGTTTCCTCTGCCATGCCTCCGGGATCGCCACCGCCGCCGCGCATATCAAACATGCGGCGGGCGAGCGGAAGATCTACTCCTTCGGGTCGAGACGCCAGCACCCGGCGATCGCACCGATGATCGAGCGCTCGGCCTGGATCGGCGGCGTGGACGGGGTCTCGAACACCACCGCTCCGGCCGGAATGCCGGTCGTCGGGACGATGCCGCACGCCTTTGTGATGTGCCATGACAACCCCGAGGAGGCATGGACGGCCTTCGACCGCTACGCCGCGCCCGAGGTGCCGCGCCTGATGCTCTGCGACACCTTCGGCGACGAGAAGGAGGAGTGTCTCAGGGCGGCCGAACTCGGGTTCACCAGGGGCGTGCGCCTGGACACTCCGCGCTCGCGCCGGGGAGATATGCGATCCATCCTGGAGGAGGTGCGCTGGGAACTCGACAGCCACGGGCATGAGGATGTCGAGATCTTCCTCTCAGGCGGGATCACGAGAGAGGACATCCTCGCCTACCGGGATCTCGTCGAGGCGTTCGGGGTCGGCGGGTCGATCGCCAACGCCCCGGTCGTCGACTTCTCCCTGGACATCGTCGAGGTGGAGGACAGGAGCGTCGCCAAGCGCGGGAAGTGGAGCGGCGTCAAGCAGGTCTACGCCCTCCCCGACGGCCGGCGAAAACTTCTCCCGATCTCCGCACCTGCTCCTGAAGAGGCCACACCGCTCCTGGTTCCGACGGTACGGGACGGGAAGATCACGACATCTGCAGAGACCGCGGAGGCGAGGGCGCGCGTCCTCGCATATCTTGCCGGGATAGCATGATCTGCATGACCTGTGGGTGTCCCGGCCCAAATCCATTTATTAGATGGCATTCAATATTGTAGGGTACCACTGGGCCGATAGATCAGGGGAAGATCGCTTCCTTGGCATGGAAGAGGCCGCGGGTTCAATTCCCGCTCGGTCCACTCGTTTTTGAAAAGAACACCATTGTGAGATTCATCGTTGAAATGAATTCTTTGCAGAATCAGGCATGAACCCCTGACTCAAGCATACGCGATTGAACATTGCTCTGAGCAGCGTTTCAAGATCTGAAAGGATACTCCTCCCTTGCGCCGGGACACCAGAGAGTATCTCGTTCAATCGCCGCCCCTCGGCTATCCTCTGTCCGTGGGGGGGCCAGGGGGCGGCCAGCCTCCCGGAGAAATAGCCATCCCGAGGATTGCCGCAGAGTCAGAAAAAGAGTCCCCTTCCCCCCATTTCCGAACACGGATTCCCACCCGCTGAATCCCATTGGGGGGGAGGAGGCTCGCGGCAAGGTCAGATACTGTTCAGCCGGTAATCGTACCGTCCGCCGGTGATACGGTTCATCACGATCTCGTTTATCCTGTCGAGGGCACTCTCGGGGAAATACCCCGAAGTGACGCTCGAACCCCCGGTCGAGGAGAGCATATACACACTTCCCCTGGAGACCCCGAAGACCCTGGCGACCGGACCCTCCGCGATCCAGACCATCTGCACCTTGTCGTAGTTCATGACAACAGTCTCGCGGTCGACGGCGCCGTTCACAAACGTGAAAAGGTCTTCACCGGCGTCAAACTCCGTGACCCTGTAGGAGACGTGCGCAGCATAGATGATCGCGAGGATCGCCAGCGCCGTACCGAGGGGCAGCACGAACGGCACGACCGCGCCGGCGATGCCGACGCTCCCGGTCAGGGCGGCTCCCTCGCGGAAGACGTAGAGTGAAGGGATGAGCATCGCCGCAGCCAGCACCAGGGATGCGAAGACCGCCCGTATCAGGAGCACACGCTTTGCGCCTTCCGGCTGCCTGTCTGGATCGCGTTCGTAGACGAACTCCGGCACCAGTTCCCGGAGAATCCTCTGCTGAGTTGCATCATCTTTGAGCAGGCAGAGAACAGGGCGCGAACTCTCGCCATCCTCTGAGACCAGCCCCACCACCTCCGCCTCGATGCACGACCGCCCCAGCAGCCTGGCCGAGAGCGTGCTCTTGACGCGGACGGCGTTGATCCGTGAGACGCTGAAAGCTGTCCTGTAAGTCCTGATCAGACCATGCTGCAGGTAGATCGTGTCGCCCCGGCGGTAGACCTTGTAGTTGTAGTACCGGAGTATCAACGAGACCGACGGCATAATCTGGATCCCGACGAACATCAGGAGAGAGATCATCGCCCCTGCACCCGCCTCGACCCCAACGACCGTGGAGAGGTAAAGTTCGAAGACCGAGTAGGCCAGGAACACCGAGCCCAGTATGGTCTGGTAGGTCGAGACGCTGAAGAGACCGTGTATGATCACGTCCACCGGAGTGAACATTGCCAGGGACTCGATCGTCTCCTCCTCGTCCGGGGAGATTTCATGATCATAGAGGCGTTGCGACATCTCGGAGCGTATCCTCTCGGCCACGTCCTGCCTGAACGTCAGGACCGCTTCCGGGGCCATGGCGCTGGTCCCGGAGTTGATGTTGATCAGCACCTTCGATGTCCCGAAGAGCCGGTTCGAGATGTCCCGGTTCACGTTGACCGATGCCATCTTTGCGTAGGGGAGGGTCTTTTTCATCTGAAAGAGGGTGTCCCTCTCGACCACGACATCGGTCTCGTTGAACCGGATGGTCGTTCTCTTCCACTGCCGGTAGTAGAAGAGGAGGAGCACGACCGGAGAGAGCGCGAGGATACCAGGGAGCGCGGAGAGATCGATCCATGCACCGAGGAAGATCAGCACCACCACGATCGAAATAAACGTCCTGGCCGTGTTTTCCACGATAACGGTCGGGTGGCACCTGACTTTTTCGCCGGCCATATTCATCTCCTCTCTTCACTCGCCCCTGCGATCCGGTCCTGAAGCATCCGGCCGATCAGGGTGTTGAGCAGGTCGGCGACCTTCTCCGCCTCCTCGATCTCCAGATATTCGATGGTCGCATCCCCACCTGCGGTGGTGATGGTGACATCCCCGAGCCCGAGCATGGTGTTGATCGGCCCCCTGGAGACTTCCACCTGGTGCACCCGTTCGATCGGTACCAGGATGTGGCGTATTACGAGGATTCCGTAGCGGACGTCCACCTTGTCCGCCGTGATCTGATACCTGTACCGGGCGTAGTAGACCGGCGGGGCCGCCACGATGTAGACCAGGACGATCGCCAGGACCGCCAGTGCGGCGTATTGAACAAGATCGTAAGACGGGCCCAGGTACTCCCGCGAGAAGAATCTCAGGAGGAGATAGCCCACCAGGAGTACTGCGTATGAGATGGCATACCCGATGTACATCGAGACCATGCACTTCCGGTTCAGCCTTCTGTAGCCCTCGCCTCCTGCACCCGTCTCATGAACAGGTTCGCCCTCATCAACCGCAGGTTGCCCTCGAAACGGGCCGGGGATTGGCATAAGTAGAGTTTTTCACCCGGCGCAATTGAAGGTATGGTCGAGAGGGGGGTGCGCTCCTTCGCCCATGGGCCTCACTCCGGCCGGGAGGCGGGCATGTCATGCTCCCTCTCTCCGCCCCGGTGCCGGAGGGCGCCATTGTGGTGCACCCGAAGATGGATGATGCGCGGGACCGGGTTATCTCCCGGCTCCGGGACCGCGCGAGGGGGGGTTCGGGGAGCGGCCGGGCCCAATCTTTATTATGCGATCACGATCAACAGTATAGGGTAGCATTGGGCCGATAGATCAGGGGAAGATCGCTTCCTTGGCATGGAAGAGGCCGCGGGTTCAATTCCCGCTCGGTCCATCACTGTTTTACGACATCTTGATCATGTGCTTCCGGTTTGTGTAGAACTCCACGTACCCCCCGACGACCTGGACACTCAAAAAAGAAGAACTTGAGATCCGCCCCTACTGACCGAACCCGAAGATCGAGATACTGATACTCGGCACCAGCGGTTCTCCCTCCGGCTGAACCGCCTCGATACCGATGCCGGCCTCAGGGTCGGAGACCGCCATCCTGACATTGAGCACATCCTCAGCCCGGAGCAGAACAACCATCTGGCCGGTGATCACATCCCTGTGGCCTTCGTCCTCCTTCGTGGACTGCCAGCGGATATTGCTGTTCGGGACGTCCACCCCGTTGACCGTGAGCCAGAAGTCGGTGTACGCAGGTTCAGTCACATTCTCGGTGGCATTCAGCATGCCCACCTGCGGCGTGAAGACGATAAAGTACACGCCGTCACTACTGACCGAGATATTCTCTCCCTCCAGTGTGACCCCGAATGCGGCATCGATCTGGTCCATCACAATAGAGACCGGAGCCGTGCTGTTGGGCTGCTGGGTGATGCTGCTCGAAAACCGGGCAAAGTTGAACCCTGCCATCGGTGCAGCAGCATTTTCCGGTTCGATTATGAGCTCGGTCTCGATCTCATCCCCCAGCCCGGTGACATTCTCCGACTCATTCACCGCAGAAGCCATGCCGAAGGCACCGACACTCAGTACGGCTGCGATCACAAGAACCAACAATCTTCTCATTCTTCATCCCCCCATGAATCCCCGAAAGATACAGGATACATTCTCCTGTCCCTTCTCCGACGAGGCAGTCATCCTCCCTGCTCCCGCTATATTATTATTTCTGAGAAACGCTCATAAAACAAAGTTTCAGGCGACCCAATGAGAGACAGCGCAGGAGTTTATCGAGGGTACATCCCGGCGCGTAAACTATCCGGTCCATTCAGAGAGTGGTCCCGGCAACCTGCACCGACCGCACACACATCAAAAGGCGCGGGAAGAGTAGCCATGGCCGGCACACACATTTTTCGTGAACAAACAGCACCGATTGAAATCAGCAATATGGCATTAGAATCGGGATCGCCCCCCGGTACGCAGTACTCCCGACAACCCCCCTCATCCCGACACCCCCCGGGAGATGGAATGGTTTTTGTCCAGTGAGAACTGATAACACTTGGGTGCAATGGGTCTTAAAGAGTGGATCGTGCCGCAGGACAAGGTTTTTTTTGACTTGTTCGAAAAGCAGGCAGATACGGTTAACGAGGGTGCTATGCTCCTCCACGCCCTCGTCAATGACTATGTGGACGTCAAGAATCAGTGCCACAAGATCAAAGAGATCGAACACAAGGGCGACGAGATCGCTCACGAGGTCTACGAACAACTCAACCTCACCTTCATCACTCCTCTCGAACCAGAGGAGATCTCCAGGCTCGCCACCGCGCTTGACGACGTCCTCGATTTCATCGACGGCACGACACAGCAGATGTACGGGTACGGGGTCACCGAGACCGATGAACTGATGAAAGAACTTGCTCGGCTCATCTACCTCTCCACGCAAGAGATCCAGACGGCCGTCAGGCTGATCAGGACAATGGACGATCCCAGGGCCGTCGAGAGACACTGCATCGAGATCAACAGACTTGAAAACCTTGCCGATGCGGTGCTTGCGGACGCCATCAAGAACCTCTTCTCGACCAACGACGCAATCACGATCATCAAACTCAAGGACATCTATGAGAACCTTGAGGAGGCCACCGACAAGTGTGAAGACGTGGCAAATGTCCTCTCGGACATCGCGATCAGGCACTCGTGAGGAGCATGGAAGTCGTCATCATCCTCGGCATCGTCCTGGCGCTCCTCTTCAACTTTGTCAACGGCCTCAATGATGCCGCAAACTCGATCGCAACAGTCGTGGCCACCAAGGTGCTCTCGCCCTTCAAGGCCGTCCTCCTTGCATCACTTTTCAACCTGATCGGCCCCCTCCTCTTCACAACGGCGATCGCCCAGACGATCGGGCGCGGGATCGTCGACCCGATCCTGCTCAGTCCTCAGATCATCCTGATGGCCCTGGTCGGCGCCGTGATCTGGGTCTTTTTCTGTTCGTACTTCGGCATCCCGGTCTCAAGCAGCCACGCTCTGATCGGAGGACTCCTTGGGGCTGCGACCGCCTGCTGCGGGATCAGCGCCATTCTCTGGCCTTCAGATATGCTTGTCCTCAAACTGCTTGTGATGCTCGTCATCGGGGCCGCCGGCGGGATGGCGGTTGCGGTCTATCTTGCAACGCACTTCGACGAGACATGGGATCGGTACCTGGGATTCGGCGCCCTCTCGGGCGTTGCCGTGCTCATCCCGATCATGGTGGGCGCCGGTCTTCTCCCTCTCACAGGGATCCTTGCAGTGGTCGTCTTCATGGTCGTCTCCCCGATGCTCGGGTTCATGGTCGCTTATCTCTTTGGGATAATCATCATCAGACGCTTCGCAAGATCAGATTCACCTATTCTCGGCCACGCCTTCAAAAAACTTCAGATCGTGGCCGCGGCCTTTCAGGCGATCGGGCACGGGAGCAATGACGCGCAGAACGCCATGGGGATCATCACGGCGATGCTGGTGGCCGCCGGGTTCCTGACCGAGTTCGAGGTACCGATCTGGGTCATCCTCCTCTCATGCACCGCGATCTCGCTCGGCACCCTCCTCGGCGGGTGGCGGGTCGTGGACATGATGGCCAACAAGATCACCAAGATGCAGCCGTACCAGGGTTTCTGCGCCTCGGCTGCGGGGGGCACCGTCCTCTCGGTCGTAACCGCCTTTGGTGTCCCGGTCTCGACCACCCACGCGATGAGCGGGTCGATCATGGGTGTCGGTGCGACAAAGGGTTATTCCGCGGTAAAATGGGGGATCGTCCGGGACATCGTCGCTGCCTGGGTCATGACCGTCCCGGCCTCTGCAGCGGTGGCCTGGGGATGCTATCTGGTCTTCGCACCCCTGCTCCCCTGAACCTCTCCCTCTTCTCTGAAGTAGCGACACCAGGTTGCGAGTATGCATGCCTCGCACCTGGGCCGGCGGGCGATGCAGATTGCCCGCCCGTGCTGGACCAGGAGGGCGTTGATATCGCCCCAGACCTCCCGCGGGAAGGTCGTCATCAGGTCTCGCTCCACTTTTTCCGGATCGGTCTCGTCGGTGAGCCCGAGCAGTCTGCTGATCCGTCGCACATGGGTGTCGACGGCGATCCCCTCGTCGGTCCCGTAGGCATTGGAGAGGACGATGTTCGCGGTCTTGCGCCCGACACCGGGGAGGCGGGTCAGGCCATCGAGAGTGCGGGGCACCTCCCCGCCGCACTCGTCCACGATCATCCTGGCGGCCCCTATGATATGTCTCGCCTTGACCCGGTAGAACCCGGTCGGACGGATGATCTCGCCCACCTCTCCGGGGTCGGCGGCGGCCAGGGCTTCGGGCGTGGGATACCTGGAGAAGAGGACCGGGCCGACTGCGGCGACGGCGCGGTCGGTGGTCTGGGCCGAGAGGATGGTGAGCACCAACACTCCGAAGGGATCGCCATAACTGATCCCTCCTTCAATGGTGCGTGGATATCTAGCATTGAGTGTCTGATAGATAGTGCAGGCGGTTTTTCTGTCCATGATAATACGATAAGAAAAGTGGGGTAGGGCAGATTCGAACTGCCGTCAAAGCGTCCCAAACGCTCTAGGATGGACCAGGCTACCCTACTACCCCGCGCTTGAACATCTATGTTTGTGTTCCAGCCTAAAATAATTATGGGGTTGCCCTTTTACAGGGGGAACGGACTGCAGGCACCCTCGCTAACGATAGTGCCCTCGAATTTGCCCTCGCAGACCGCTGCAACAAGGTTCCGAGGGTTTCTGCCGTCGATGACCGCAAGCGGGATGCCGCTGCGCTCGATGATCTTGGCAGCCACGATGTCGATGACCGTGTTGGAACCGGCGTCGAG contains:
- a CDS encoding MTAP family purine nucleoside phosphorylase, yielding MLGIIGGTSLLYCDLPALEEKMVWTPYGPAAVHVGEIALMLRHQADRPPHQINYRAQMAALALCGVDQIVAFGSVGSLKPLIQPGTVVLPTDYLSLTDIPSFHNHAIEHVMPALDQGLVRQISGAIPTAEVGGTYAQTRGPRIETVSEVRALAKVADVVGMTVASEATLARELEIPFAAVCTVDNYANGLSDEVLTYEHILATSKKYARRTEDLVGAVVHALGA
- a CDS encoding nicotinate phosphoribosyltransferase, translated to MSRFHIVDDETIGRGGCTDIYFARCEEVLEKEGKDPVVTAEVTTAGMPYEWGIFCGLDDVLTLLSGLKADVEAMPEGSVFHPREPVLRITGRYRDFGVFETALLGFLCHASGIATAAAHIKHAAGERKIYSFGSRRQHPAIAPMIERSAWIGGVDGVSNTTAPAGMPVVGTMPHAFVMCHDNPEEAWTAFDRYAAPEVPRLMLCDTFGDEKEECLRAAELGFTRGVRLDTPRSRRGDMRSILEEVRWELDSHGHEDVEIFLSGGITREDILAYRDLVEAFGVGGSIANAPVVDFSLDIVEVEDRSVAKRGKWSGVKQVYALPDGRRKLLPISAPAPEEATPLLVPTVRDGKITTSAETAEARARVLAYLAGIA
- a CDS encoding amidohydrolase family protein, with the protein product MKETYNGEDVLVRDVEVQGRRVNITIEGGRFAAIGEDAGGEADVVIDGRGAVAIPGLYNTHTHAAMTLLRGYADDMILQEWLSEKIWPLEAHLTGEDVYWGTQLACLEMIRSGTVGFNDMYFFMEDAARAVETMGIKAQLSYGFIDLFDEEKREKEIKATKALASSIQAMNNPRIKAAVGPHSVYTVSEEGLSWCAEFSRQQDINIHVHLAETEKEVTDCVAKTGVRPTQVLDRCGLLTPRTVAAHCCWLDSDDCALLGDRGVFASHNPASNMKLAVGRAMPYGLLKERGAGLCLGTDGCSSNNNLDMFEEMKFAALLQKFFWHSPTILPAGEALQMATANGAAALGFEGGQLEVGAPADLVLLDRRAACNTPLYNPTSNAVYACNGGAVTTVLCDGRVLMQDRVVPGEAEVLDGARQAIAGLLERHRASVSE
- a CDS encoding molybdenum cofactor biosynthesis protein MoaE → MVGITNSAIDPSTPMKTSSAALAGSVVTYVGRVRAEEGASGLSIEANVEQATKSLKSIRDDAVRRFGLSCAHVVHRVGEVSVGDVVLLVAAGAPERNVAFEACEYIVNAVKEEKIVRKQPLLAA
- a CDS encoding PH domain-containing protein: MPIPGPFRGQPAVDEGEPVHETGAGGEGYRRLNRKCMVSMYIGYAISYAVLLVGYLLLRFFSREYLGPSYDLVQYAALAVLAIVLVYIVAAPPVYYARYRYQITADKVDVRYGILVIRHILVPIERVHQVEVSRGPINTMLGLGDVTITTAGGDATIEYLEIEEAEKVADLLNTLIGRMLQDRIAGASEERR
- a CDS encoding phosphoenolpyruvate carboxykinase (ATP) — protein: MSYTLSLIPVEEKEKLVERYADEIKYEVKSEIFGCCIKLLTDDKETKERWEENFYFISQNIRSHGRLYHLRDPMAPEDTLLYDPQSRTAFLINVAYYGLVKSLALSVAGDVLEEEHGTHSVHGACIDAEGWGTAILGESGAGKTTQTYGLLLDSRVRVVSDDWFFARVYGNDVFAYGSEKNFYIRADLSGAWPEFEELIGRADLDAEERGVVDLRSVVGKGRVLPMTTLRTAVFLRRHEGGPVRCVPLDPEEALEVASASGYFNPHLLVRTPFREEIRRRFFASLLGATRVFEVTAGPTPAETQEVLREIVLGWRGE
- a CDS encoding PH domain-containing protein yields the protein MAGEKVRCHPTVIVENTARTFISIVVVLIFLGAWIDLSALPGILALSPVVLLLFYYRQWKRTTIRFNETDVVVERDTLFQMKKTLPYAKMASVNVNRDISNRLFGTSKVLININSGTSAMAPEAVLTFRQDVAERIRSEMSQRLYDHEISPDEEETIESLAMFTPVDVIIHGLFSVSTYQTILGSVFLAYSVFELYLSTVVGVEAGAGAMISLLMFVGIQIMPSVSLILRYYNYKVYRRGDTIYLQHGLIRTYRTAFSVSRINAVRVKSTLSARLLGRSCIEAEVVGLVSEDGESSRPVLCLLKDDATQQRILRELVPEFVYERDPDRQPEGAKRVLLIRAVFASLVLAAAMLIPSLYVFREGAALTGSVGIAGAVVPFVLPLGTALAILAIIYAAHVSYRVTEFDAGEDLFTFVNGAVDRETVVMNYDKVQMVWIAEGPVARVFGVSRGSVYMLSSTGGSSVTSGYFPESALDRINEIVMNRITGGRYDYRLNSI
- a CDS encoding iron-sulfur cluster assembly scaffold protein → MQFTETVMDHFTNPRNVGVLEDADAFVEVGSSECGDTTALYLKIEEGRIVDVRFRTLGCAAAIASSSMATEMIKGKSLEEAWALTNREVADALGGLPEPKMHCSVLAEDAIREAINSYREKQGLEPW